GAATTTATGGGTGTGATGGAACTGTTCTAGGTATTGTGATGGTTACATTACTGAATGGGTTTGTCAAAATTCATATTACACTATACAGAAGtttattcttaaatgtacaaTAGGTTCCAAGACAACACTTCATTCTAGCTATAGGCGGCAACAGATATCATGGCAGGGAATCCAGGTGTTTAAACAGGAATGGAACTAAGGGTCATCATTGCCTCAGGCACAAGGAACAGCTTACTTTTTGCCAGATTTCTTAATTCCACCAGTGGCCAGGGGGCCTTTCCCCGCGGCCTTTGCTTTTAGCTCCTTGAGTTTCTTCTGCTCCTCCTTCTGCTTCTGCTTGAATGCCTTATCTTCCTCATCCATCTCCTTGGCTTGCTTCTTGGGCTGCTTCAGGGGCTTCTTCTTGCTACCTTCGCGGCCCGACATGGCGCCTGCCGCCCCTTCCCCTCATATTACACTATAAAGAGTGAATCTTACTGTACCTTAactatatcttaatttaaaaatttcttctcaaaatattgtcccatgagaaaaaaaaatgtcatagaCCAGGGGCCTAGAGGCCAACTGACAATTTAAGTTATCTAAAATTGTGACTTTGTTACTCTGACCCCTTCTCTCCCTAGATCTGACTGTAGATGGGAAAATACAGTAGCTGGAAAGAGTTAAAAAAGAAGTTGACTGTGTCTCCACCATCAGCCTTGCCACCCTGGAcacgcccctccccgccccgcaatggactgcagcctgaaaCAGTATCAGGAGCAAGGGGAGGAACTCTATACTGGATACAAATCTGAGGTCTTGCTTattacacagagttggacagttTCTAAAATGAGGCTGTTCTGTGTCTGAGAGGCCAGGAAAACTATGAGATTAGCCTGAATTCAAATAGAGGCATGGAAACAATCAACCCCTCCAGAGGGGATCTGAAGGAACAGTTACAGGAAAAAAGTGACTTTAACATCACTTTCCTATGGAGTCTAGTTTGTTTAATACAATGGTTACTTGTGCAATTGATATGCTATTAAAAATGACTCATTTAATCCCTACAAGTGCCAAATAGGGAACTCCTTGTATTCCAAATGAATGAGATGGTATTATCATGGTTTAACAGAATATTCATAGAGAATGGTCTCTATTTCATAATAACCCAGcaccaaaatatatttcttgagGAAGTGAACTGGGCCTACTGTAGAAACATAAGCAGCTGGAAGGCACAATTCTGTGCTCCTAGAGGTATTCAGATACTGTAGATACCAAGTGGTGGGAGATCCCCACGAGAAGCAAAATTTTTCAGCCATGCACACTTCTGCAATTCTAGTCCTAGAACGGTGcctataacagaaaaataaaacatttgttgaatgaatgaatggaactCCAAGATACagaataggaaaatgaaaaataggaatgatttttctttttccaagtgtGAACtgcaaattttatttaattagaaTCCCAATGATTTTTAGATAAGCGGCTTGGGACTCTTAAGACTGTGGATTGAGTCCCAACCTAATAAAGGTAGTGAGCATCACCTGAAGTCAGCTG
This DNA window, taken from Cervus elaphus chromosome 33, mCerEla1.1, whole genome shotgun sequence, encodes the following:
- the LOC122688459 gene encoding translation machinery-associated protein 7-like gives rise to the protein MSGREGSKKKPLKQPKKQAKEMDEEDKAFKQKQKEEQKKLKELKAKAAGKGPLATGGIKKSGKK